AGCATGACGTCCCACGGACCGAGCGAGGTGTCGGTGAGGATGAGCGTCGGGTCGAGCTCGAGGATGGCCTCGGCGTTGAGGTCGTGGCCGTTCTGCGTGACGAGCGGCAGGTCCTCGGCCTCGGCGAGCTGCGTGCTGACGTCGCGGCCGATGAGGGTGTCACCGAGACCGAGCTCGAAGACGGTGCGCGACAGCGTGCCGTAGACGTCGAGCGCGAGCACCCGGTCGACGTCCGTGATCGTGACCTCGGTGCCCTGGGCGTCGGTCACGGTGACGGGCAGGTCCGGCGTCGGGTCGGCGACGGGCTCCACCGGCGTGGGGGGCAGCACGGCGGAGACCTCGCCCTGCCAGTCGCGCACGTCCTCGAGGGTCGTCACGTCCGCCAGGGGCGGCGCCACCTCGCCGTCGCTCCCCCCGTGGCCCCCCTGGGCCGACCCTCCGACGCCGTCGAGGCCGCAGCCGGCGAGCACGAGGGCAAGGGCGCCGGCGGCGAGCACGGAGGCGCGCCGCCGCAGCGGACGTCGGGGAGCAGAGCGGAACATGCGCGGGTTCTCTCGTTCTCGTCGGGGGCCGCACCGGTTCGGGGACCGGCGGTGCGTGCTTAGGTTAGCCTAATCAAACTCAGGCTAGGCTTACCTGGGTCGGACCGCATCTTGACAGACTGTCGAGAAGATGTCGACACTTTGTCGAGAAGCCGCACCGCCCGCCACGACCGCCCGCACCACCCGACCCCACCCCGGGAGCCCCGCCATGACCGTCCTCGCCCACGATCTCGACGCTCCGCTCTCCACCGTCATGCGCGAGGGCTCCCAGGCCGAGCACACCGCCGCCGAGGGCTCCTCCTTCATGACGGAGCTGCTGGCCGGGCGGATCAGCGAAGCCGGCTACGCGGCGTACCTGCTGCGCCTGCGGCAGGTGTACGCCGCGCTGGAGGCCACCGCGCGGGCCCTCAGCGCCGAGCCGGCCGTGGCCGCCGTGTCGGACCCCGCCCTGGAGCGCCTCGACGCGATCGACGCCGACCTCGCGCACTGGGCCCCGGGGGCGACGAGCGTCGAGAGCCCCGCGGCCGCGGCGTACGCCGAGCGCATCGCCTCCGCGACCGTCTGGGCGCCGCTGTTCGTCGCCCACCACTACACGCGCTACCTGGGCGACCTCTCGGGCGGCCAGGCCATCGGCCGCATCCTCGGCCGCGAGTTCGGCCTCGTCGACGGCGTCGGCGTGGCGTTCTACGACTTCGCCGAGATCCCCAAGCCGAAGCCCTACAAGGACGGCTACCGCGCACGCCTCGACGCTCTCGACCTGACCGCCGCCGAGAAGGCGCGGGTCGTCGACGAGGTGAAGGTGGCCTTCACCCTCAACCAGGCGCTGTTCGCCGAGCTGAGCGCCGACCTGGACCGGTACCGCCGCTGACGCCCGGCGGCGTGCCCCGCCCCCGGGGTCGGCGCCGCACTAGGGTCGGGGCATGCGCGTACTCGTCACCGGCGCCGCCGGTTCCCTCGGGCAGGTCGTCGTCGCGGGGCTGCTCGACGCGGGCCACGAGGTCGTGGGCCTCGACCGGGCCCCTGCCCCCACCGGCTGGACCGTGCCGTGGCACACCGCGGACTGCGCCGACCCCGACGACGTGGCCGCCGTCTTCGCCGAGCAGACCGCCGGCAGCGCGCCGCTCGAGGCCGTCGTGCACCTGGCCGGCAACCCCGGCGAGGGCAGCCTGTCGGACTCCCTGACGTCCCACACGGTCACCACGGCCGCCCTGCTCGAGGCGATGCTCGTCCACCGCGTGGACCGCATCGTCTACGCCTCGTCCAACCACGCGGTCGGGGGCACGCCGCACGGCTCGTGCTCGCCCGCCGCGCCGCTGCCGGTGACCACGCCGCCGCGGCCCGACACCTACTACGGCGTCGCGAAGGTCGCCGCCGAGGCGCTCCTGCAGCTCTTCGCCGACCGCCACGGGGTGCACGCCGTCGCCTGCCGGATCGGGTCGTTCCTCGACGAGCCGACGACCGAGCGCCACCTCGCCACGTGGCTCTCCCCCGGCGACTGCGTGCGGATGGTGCTGGCGGCGCTCACCGTGCCCGCCCCCGGTTTCGCGACCCTCTACGGCGTCTCCGCCAACACCCGCGGCTGGTGGGACCTCGCCCCCGGCCGGGCCCTCGGCTACGAGCCGGTCGACGACGCGGAGGCGTACGCCGCGGGCATCGCCCCGCGTGCGGAGGACGAGGTCGAGGCCGCGCGGGTGGGCGGGCCGTTCGCGGCCGAGGAGTTCTGGCGCCCGGCGTTCTGAGCCGCCGGCGCTCGATCGTGCGGCGGTTCGGGTCGCCGCGCTTCACTGGGGACATGACGATCCCCCGCACCACCCTCGGCACCGCCGCGCCCCTGACCGTCTCCGCCCAGGGCCTGGGCTGCATGGGCATGAGCGAGTTCTACGGCACCGGCGACGAGGCCGAGGCGACGCGCGTCATCCACCGCGCGCTCGACCTCGGCGTCACGTTCCTCGACACGGCCGACATGTACGGCCCCTTCACCAACGAGCGTCTCGTCGGCGCCGCCATCGCCTCGAGCGCCCAGGGGCGCGACGGCGTGCAGCTCGCCACGAAATTCGGCAACGAGCGGCTGCCCGACGGCACCCGCGTCGGCATCAACGGCCGTCCCGACTACGTGCACCGTGCCTGCGATGCCTCGCTGGAGCGGCTCGGCGTCGACGTCATCGACCTCTACTACCAGCACCGGGTCGACCCCGACGTCCCCATCGAGGAGACCGTGGGGGCCATGGCGGAGCTCGTTGCCGCGGGCAAGGTGCGGTACCTCGGCCTGTCCGAGGCCGCTGCCGAGACCGTGCGGCGCGCGCACGCGGTGCACCCGATCACGGCGCTGCAGACCGAGTACTCCCTCTTCAGCCGCGACCTCGAGGACGAGATCTGGCCGGTCCTCGCGGAGCTGGGGATCGGGCTCGTGCCCTACTCCCCGCTGGGCCGCGGCCTGCTCACCGGCGCCATCACGACCGAGTCCGACCTCGCCGAGGGCGACTCGCGCCGCACGGCCTACTTCCCCCGCTTCCAGGGCGACGCCCTCGACGCCAACCTCGCCCTCGTGGCCCGGGTGCGCGCGATCGCCGACCGGCTCGGGGCCACGCCCGGCCAGCTGGCCCTCGCCTGGGTGCTCGCCCGGTCGGGCCGCGACGGCGTCGGGGTCGCCCCCATCCCCGGCACGAAGCGCATCCCCTACCTCGAGGAGAACGTCGGCGCGGGCGCCCTCAC
This Nocardioides alkalitolerans DNA region includes the following protein-coding sequences:
- a CDS encoding biliverdin-producing heme oxygenase, with protein sequence MTVLAHDLDAPLSTVMREGSQAEHTAAEGSSFMTELLAGRISEAGYAAYLLRLRQVYAALEATARALSAEPAVAAVSDPALERLDAIDADLAHWAPGATSVESPAAAAYAERIASATVWAPLFVAHHYTRYLGDLSGGQAIGRILGREFGLVDGVGVAFYDFAEIPKPKPYKDGYRARLDALDLTAAEKARVVDEVKVAFTLNQALFAELSADLDRYRR
- a CDS encoding NAD(P)-dependent oxidoreductase — encoded protein: MRVLVTGAAGSLGQVVVAGLLDAGHEVVGLDRAPAPTGWTVPWHTADCADPDDVAAVFAEQTAGSAPLEAVVHLAGNPGEGSLSDSLTSHTVTTAALLEAMLVHRVDRIVYASSNHAVGGTPHGSCSPAAPLPVTTPPRPDTYYGVAKVAAEALLQLFADRHGVHAVACRIGSFLDEPTTERHLATWLSPGDCVRMVLAALTVPAPGFATLYGVSANTRGWWDLAPGRALGYEPVDDAEAYAAGIAPRAEDEVEAARVGGPFAAEEFWRPAF
- a CDS encoding aldo/keto reductase, with amino-acid sequence MTIPRTTLGTAAPLTVSAQGLGCMGMSEFYGTGDEAEATRVIHRALDLGVTFLDTADMYGPFTNERLVGAAIASSAQGRDGVQLATKFGNERLPDGTRVGINGRPDYVHRACDASLERLGVDVIDLYYQHRVDPDVPIEETVGAMAELVAAGKVRYLGLSEAAAETVRRAHAVHPITALQTEYSLFSRDLEDEIWPVLAELGIGLVPYSPLGRGLLTGAITTESDLAEGDSRRTAYFPRFQGDALDANLALVARVRAIADRLGATPGQLALAWVLARSGRDGVGVAPIPGTKRIPYLEENVGAGALTLDDDVLAELEAAVPRDAVVGSRYGDMSSIDA